A stretch of the Hippoglossus hippoglossus isolate fHipHip1 chromosome 1, fHipHip1.pri, whole genome shotgun sequence genome encodes the following:
- the tacr3l gene encoding tachykinin receptor 3-like isoform X2 translates to MASERDGSNSTRNLTNQFVQPPWRVALWSIAYSVVLAVAVFGNLIVIWIILAHKRMRTVTNYFLLNLAFSDVSMAAFNTLVNFIYAAHGEWYFGEVYCRFHNFFPVTAVFASIYSMTAVAIDRYMAIIHPLKQRLSAKATMGVIACIWSLAVVLAFPLCFFSTTRALPHRTLCYVAWPRMANDPFMYHIIVTVLVYVLPLVVMSITYTIVGVTLWGGEIPGDSSDNYHGQLRAKRKVVKMMIIVVVTFALCWLPYHVYFIVTGLNKRLSKWKNIQQVYLSVLWLAMSSTMYNPIIYCCLNSRFRAGFKHVFRWCPFVHVSSYDELELRNTRLRPGYQSSMCTLSRVDTSILSKDKSVYCHGNRSRRLNSEPNNKDS, encoded by the exons GTCGCGCTCTGGTCCATCGCCTACAGCGTGGTGCTGGCCGTGGCCGTGTTCGGGAACCTGATCGTGATCTGGATCATCCTGGCGCACAAACGCATGAGGACGGTGACCAACTACTTTCTGCTCAACTTGGCTTTCTCCGACGTCTCCATGGCCGCGTTCAACACGCTCGTCAACTTCATCTACGCGGCGCACGGAGAGTGGTACTTCGGAGAGGTCTACTGCCGGTTCCACAACTTCTTCCCCGTCACCGCTGTGTTCGCCAGCATCTACTCCATGACCGCGGTAGCCATCGACAG GTACATGGCCATAATCCACCCTCTGAAACAGCGTCTGTCGGCAAAGGCCACCATGGGAGTCATCGCCTGTATCTGGAGTCTGGCCGTGGTCCTCGCCTTCCccctctgcttcttctccacCACCCGAGCTCTGCCTCACAGGACGCTCTGCTACGTGGCCTGGCCCCGCATGGCAAACGACCCCttcat GTATCACATCATAGTGACAGTTCTGGTCTACGTGCTGCCCTTAGTGGTGATGAGCATCACTTACACCATCGTGGGGGTGACTCTGTGGGGAGGGGAGATCCCCGGAGACTCGTCCGATAACTATCACGGGCAGCTCCGAGCCAAGCGGAAG gTGGTGAAGATGATGATCATTGTGGTGGTGACctttgccctctgctggttgccCTATCACGTCTACTTCATCGTGACGGGTCTCAACAAGCGTCTGAGCAAGTGGAAGAACATCCAGCAGGTCTACCTGTCGGTGCTGTGGCTGGCGATGAGCTCCACCATGTACAACCCCATCATCTACTGCTGCCTCAACAGCAG GTTTCGGGCCGGTTTCAAGCATGTGTTCCGCTGGTGTCCCTTTGTCCACGTCTCGAGCTACGATGAGCTGGAGCTCCGAAACACGAGACTGCGACCTGGTTACCAGAGCAGCATGTGCACCCTCTCACGGGTCGACACCAGCATCCTCAGCAAAGACAAGAGTGTTTATTGTCATGGAAACAGGTCAAGAAGACTCAACTCTGAGCCCAATAATAAAGACAGTTAG
- the si:ch211-145b13.6 gene encoding GPI-linked NAD(P)(+)--arginine ADP-ribosyltransferase 1, whose translation MRSQVTEWEVFITSPISREHQRKRHSHSSAVCVWTDTDERKPFKMWNRRKVLLAAVVFTALYYSVAAEEPKQLDMAPDAVDYLYDKCRNKAMDKFIHSGLLRQELNLTVGFRTAWNVSSQCSKLIPGGIKEHTAALGAYINGDFKDTFNSQVETMGGNVSTYENNFSFKSLHFLLMDYMVLQKPQTCKNVYVLSNEAVTAQVGSKVRLGRFTLAELSFSTLEKTHDLYDEVILNITSCFFAEVGENICMKQTNTVLLSPAEEFTVESRNVTTDHNGEYNVIVLKASGQQGSNNCDIFSRSPAVVSTHVWLVLVLLSLSLSFFC comes from the exons ATGAGGTCGCAG GTCACAGAATGGGAGGTGTTTATAACAAGCCCTATCTCCAGGGAACACCAAAGAAAACGTCATTCACATTCATCAG CAGTCTGTGTGTGGACGGACACAGACGAGAGGAAGCCCTTTAAAATGTGGAACAGACGAAAAGTGCTTCTTGCTGCAGTTGTTTTCACAGCCCTCTACTACAGC GTGGCAGCAGAGGAACCGAAACAACTGGACATGGCCCCAGATGCTGTGGACTACCTGTATGATAAATGCAGAAACAAGGCCATGGATAAGTTCATCCATTCAGGCCTGTTAAGACAAGAGCTGAACCTCACTGTGGGTTTCCGGACAGCATGGAACGTCAGTAGCCAGTGTTCCAAGCTGATCCCAGGAGGAATCAAAGAACATACTGCTGCACTGGGGGCATACATCAACGGGGACTTTAAAGACACCTTTAACAGCCAAGTGGAGACCATGGGCGGGAACGTTAGCACCTACGAGAACAACTTCAGTTTCAAGTCGCTCCACTTCCTGCTCATGGATTACATGGTGCTGCAGAAGCCCCAGACTTGCAAGAATGTGTATGTTTTATCAAATGAAGCAGTCACGGCACAAGTTGGTTCAAAAGTGAGACTGGGGAGGTTCACCTTGGCCGAGTTGAGCTTCAGCACGCTAGAGAAAACGCATGATTTGTACGACGAAGTGATTTTGAACATCACGTCTTGCTTCTTTGCCGAAGTGGGTGAAAACATTTGCAtgaagcaaacaaacactgtctTGTTGAGTCCAGCTGAAGAGTTCACAGTGGAGAGTAGAAATGTCACAACTGATCACAATGGGGAGTACAATGTGATCGTCTTGAAAGCCTCAGGTCAGCAGGGCTCGAACAACTGCGACATCTTCTCACG GTCTCCAGCTGTCGTCTCCACCCATGTGTGGCTTGTGTTGgtgcttttgtctttgtctctttccttcttttgttgA
- the primpol gene encoding DNA-directed primase/polymerase protein → MSKWGERLKKVEQLAQSFQHKPLSAPYKPRLWPCQPSSVWKLFPRQSLAIGFAQSCKEAIHVFALEKEKSSQGQRIYLVTSYTELWHYYRTYPQSLMHCYEVIPEGAVCKLYFDLEFHKPSNKGADGKTMVSSLIQFVCNKLMEVYGLECSVKNVLTLESSTEEKFSQHLIFNLQNAVFKDNIHVGRFIHAALQPVLIKARHGGCLDGGIHPEAENGETRTRVVPEGKAEEMDDVVESPQTKRRKQEETDLSYLKVKNKDGQDCLFVDLGVYTKNRNFRLYKSSKVGKNAAFSVADNNQFTAKQKKEISYEESVFLASLVCNVSFTGQRILSWDVPETKTSMTQRPLQGSATTPDSLSGSLLSPHQEVDNFVLTLVRKDGIQGSIRRWNYFVAEQLLVYDIVKYRWCENVGTFHKSNNIMIVVDLKEEAWYQKCHDPDCRNFRSSSNPLPQEICVSYIMTLDDEDQAYLMDDTGNIEPSQAPNQTQQRTVCPQEEPADLWGDGQDEQDYLKSLDDFEQTSAEISDQLLLSCMGEFDSQ, encoded by the exons ATGAGTAAGTGGGGAGAGCGACTGAAGAAGGTCGAGCAGCTCGCTCAGTCATTCCAGCACAAACCTCTCTCCGCTCCCTACAAACCTCGACTGTGGCCGTGCCAGCCTTCGTCTGTCTGGAAGCTCTTCCCACGTCAAAGTCTGGCCATCGGCTTCGCTCAGAGCTGCAAAGAG GCTATACATGTTTTTGCACTcgaaaaagaaaagtcaagtCAAGGTCAGAGGATCTACCTGGTCACCAGTTACACTGAGCTGTGGCATTACTACAG GACCTACCCTCAGTCCTTGATGCACTGCTACGAGGTGATTCCAGAGGGCGCCGTTTGTAAGCTTTACTTTGACTTGGAGTTTCACAAGCCCTCAAACAaaggggctgatgggaaaacTATGGTGTCTTCTCTAATCCAG TTTGTCTGTAACAAACTGATGGAGGTTTATGGGCTTGAATGCTCTGTAAAGAACGTCCTCACTCTTGAGTCCAGCACCGAGGAGAAGTTCAGTCAACATCTCATCTTCAATCTGCAAAACGCAGTGTTCAAAGACAACATACATGTTG GTCGGTTTATCCACGCAGCTCTTCAACCCGTCCTGATCAAAGCCAGACATGGAGGTTGCCTGGATGGTGGGATTCATCCGGAAGCAGAAAACGGTGAAACACG AACACGTGTTGTTCCTGAGGGAAAAGCAGAAGAAATGGATGATGTCGTTGAAAGTCCTCAGACCAAGAGACGGAAGCAGGAAGAGACAGACCTGAGTTATCTCAAGGTGAAAAACAAGGACGGCCAGGACTGTCTCTTTGTTGATCTTG GTGTCTACACCAAGAACAGAAATTTCCGCCTTTACAAGTCATCAAAAGTGGGAAAGAACGCTGCCTTCAGTGTGGCAGACAACAACCAGTTTACTGCCAAACAGAAGAAGGAGATCTCCTATGAGGAAAGTGTGTTCTTGGCGTCCTTGGTCTGTAATGTGAG TTTCACAGGTCAGAGGATTCTCTCATGGGATGTCCCAGAAACAAAGACATCCATGACCCAGAGACCTCTGCAGGGATCAGCCACTACTCCAG ACTCACTTTCTGGTTCCCTGTTGTCCCCTCACCAAGAAGTGGACAACTTTGTCTTAACCCTGGTTAGAAAGGACGGTATTCAAGGAA GCATCAGGCGATGGAACTACTTTGTCGCAGAACAACTGCTCGTCTACGACATTGTCAAATACCGCTGGTGTGAAAATGTGGGAACGTTTCATAAAAGCAACAACATAAT GATTGTTGTGGATCTCAAAGAGGAAGCGTGGTACCAGAAGTGTCACGATCCTGACTGCAGGAACTTCAGATCCTCAA GTAACCCCCTGCCACAGGAGATCTGCGTGAGCTACATCATGACACTG GACGATGAGGACCAGGCTTACTTAATGGACGACACTGGAAACATTGAGCCCAGCCAGGCACCAAACCAGACCCAGCAGAGAACAGTGTGTCCACAGGAAGAACCAGCTGACTTGTGGGGAGACGGACAGGACGAGCAGGACTATTTAAAGAGCCTGGACGACTTTGAACAAACCAGTGCGGAGATCTCtgatcagctgctgctcagttgCATGGGAGAGTTTGATTCCCAGTAG
- the tacr3l gene encoding tachykinin receptor 3-like isoform X1, whose amino-acid sequence MFALLSIRCARVMDGSNSTRNLTNQFVQPPWRVALWSIAYSVVLAVAVFGNLIVIWIILAHKRMRTVTNYFLLNLAFSDVSMAAFNTLVNFIYAAHGEWYFGEVYCRFHNFFPVTAVFASIYSMTAVAIDRYMAIIHPLKQRLSAKATMGVIACIWSLAVVLAFPLCFFSTTRALPHRTLCYVAWPRMANDPFMYHIIVTVLVYVLPLVVMSITYTIVGVTLWGGEIPGDSSDNYHGQLRAKRKVVKMMIIVVVTFALCWLPYHVYFIVTGLNKRLSKWKNIQQVYLSVLWLAMSSTMYNPIIYCCLNSRFRAGFKHVFRWCPFVHVSSYDELELRNTRLRPGYQSSMCTLSRVDTSILSKDKSVYCHGNRSRRLNSEPNNKDS is encoded by the exons GTCGCGCTCTGGTCCATCGCCTACAGCGTGGTGCTGGCCGTGGCCGTGTTCGGGAACCTGATCGTGATCTGGATCATCCTGGCGCACAAACGCATGAGGACGGTGACCAACTACTTTCTGCTCAACTTGGCTTTCTCCGACGTCTCCATGGCCGCGTTCAACACGCTCGTCAACTTCATCTACGCGGCGCACGGAGAGTGGTACTTCGGAGAGGTCTACTGCCGGTTCCACAACTTCTTCCCCGTCACCGCTGTGTTCGCCAGCATCTACTCCATGACCGCGGTAGCCATCGACAG GTACATGGCCATAATCCACCCTCTGAAACAGCGTCTGTCGGCAAAGGCCACCATGGGAGTCATCGCCTGTATCTGGAGTCTGGCCGTGGTCCTCGCCTTCCccctctgcttcttctccacCACCCGAGCTCTGCCTCACAGGACGCTCTGCTACGTGGCCTGGCCCCGCATGGCAAACGACCCCttcat GTATCACATCATAGTGACAGTTCTGGTCTACGTGCTGCCCTTAGTGGTGATGAGCATCACTTACACCATCGTGGGGGTGACTCTGTGGGGAGGGGAGATCCCCGGAGACTCGTCCGATAACTATCACGGGCAGCTCCGAGCCAAGCGGAAG gTGGTGAAGATGATGATCATTGTGGTGGTGACctttgccctctgctggttgccCTATCACGTCTACTTCATCGTGACGGGTCTCAACAAGCGTCTGAGCAAGTGGAAGAACATCCAGCAGGTCTACCTGTCGGTGCTGTGGCTGGCGATGAGCTCCACCATGTACAACCCCATCATCTACTGCTGCCTCAACAGCAG GTTTCGGGCCGGTTTCAAGCATGTGTTCCGCTGGTGTCCCTTTGTCCACGTCTCGAGCTACGATGAGCTGGAGCTCCGAAACACGAGACTGCGACCTGGTTACCAGAGCAGCATGTGCACCCTCTCACGGGTCGACACCAGCATCCTCAGCAAAGACAAGAGTGTTTATTGTCATGGAAACAGGTCAAGAAGACTCAACTCTGAGCCCAATAATAAAGACAGTTAG